Proteins co-encoded in one Trichoplusia ni isolate ovarian cell line Hi5 chromosome 19, tn1, whole genome shotgun sequence genomic window:
- the LOC113503549 gene encoding uncharacterized protein LOC113503549, which translates to MLGKAVLCLSTLHFYGVAAQEQCTDLRGRLISHGLHYVPGPDTCTLCVCDNGLPKVCKAVLCSPPQDCRSFRVGHTCCEFICLDDVVKPAEGAEANVRMAAGGAAAVVLLTVALVVYRVRKQKRRRPPHTDDQRSLTSIGYISGSMGYMGGTCETALAAWKPPSNYLPRGEAPPPYDEAIAQCRPDNMSGYRVSNETSYHRTYPATVETLARPDDAQCGGHGYVNIPRPVTQVTYYIANTQNCYNAPLLQPVHQQDNREPAAITHHPLAQNMVGFPSAIRLTGSLGAISNRGLLSVLQREPEHERPHNVPGFYSNTANIHTSLHRTIPRISTAVDTTLLDTPITGFNRADRSLHNEIRRSFHKPSDNNRHNADTGRSMPRNLNLASANDITRTIEPVLDDTNHARLSSSSVWRGRTHSEEQNVGSERPQEPPAPAPHVPSHAPPHGAPHAPPHGAPHAPPHAPPHAPPHAPPHVPPHAPQVPPHAPHVPQHAAPAPQPTLPLTVDKPSCVCSYEGTTAPGVEEADDYRSECENCKSASSSRWVLEEGWQAEAADGTQTLQRRAPPPAQPAPATATLPQPVTKQSRTVIGPPSNWENWFNTIPDSDSESEEE; encoded by the exons ATGCTAGGAAAAGCTGTGCTGTGTTTATCGACTTTACACTTTTACg GTGTAGCGGCACAGGAGCAATGTACGGATTTGCGGGGACGGTTGATTTCCCACGGCCTTCACTACGTGCCTGGCCCGGATACCTGCACGCTCTGCGTTTGTGACAATGGCCTGCCTAAAGTCTGTAAGGCGGTACTTTGTTCACCTCCCCAG GACTGCAGATCATTTCGCGTGGGCCACACGTGTTGTGAGTTCATTTGCTTGGACGATGTGGTGAAGCCGGCAGAAGGAGCCGAGGCCAACGTTCGTATGGCGGCGGGTGGCGCAGCGGCCGTTGTCTTGCTGACCGTGGCTCTCGTGGTCTACCGTGTCAGGAAGCAGAAGCGACGCCGGCCTCCGCACACTGATGATCAGCGGAGCCTGACTAGTATTGG GTACATCAGCGGCAGTATGGGATACATGGGCGGTACTTGCGAAACGGCGCTAGCAGCGTGGAAACCGCCGAGCAACTACCTGCCGCGTGGCGAGGCGCCCCCGCCTTACGATGAGGCCATAGCGCAGTGCCGACCTGATAACATGAG TGGTTACAGAGTATCGAACGAGACATCCTACCATCGCACTTACCCGGCGACAGTGGAAACACTCGCTCGCCCGGACGACGCGCAGTGCGGCGGCCACGGCTACGTCAACATCCCGCGACCCGTCACACAGGTCACATATTAT ATCGCAAACACTCAGAACTGTTACAACGCTCCGCTTCTACAACCGGTACACCAGCAGGACAACCGCGAGCCGGCAGCCATCACTCACCACCCTCTAGCGCAAAACA TGGTTGGTTTCCCAAGTGCGATTCGCTTGACGGGTTCTCTGGGCGCCATCAGCAACCGCGGCCTCCTGTCCGTCCTGCAACGCGAGCCCGAACATGAACGACCTCACAACGTGCCCGGATTCTACTCCAATACTGCCAATATTCATACTTCACT CCACCGCACGATTCCTCGCATATCGACCGCTGTGGACACGACTCTTCTGGACACTCCCATCACTGGCTTCAACCGCGCCGACCGCTCGCTGCACAACGAGATCCGGCGCTCGTTCCACAAGCCGAGTGACAACAACCGACACAACGCCGACACCGGACGCAGCATGCCCAGGAACTTGAACCTGGCTTCAGCTAATGATATTACAAGGACGATTGAACCAGTACTGGATGATAC AAACCACGCTCGCCTGAGCAGCAGCAGCGTGTGGCGAGGTCGCACGCACAGCGAAGAACAGAACGTGGGCAGCGAGCGGCCGCAGGAGCCCCCCGCGCCCGCTCCCCACGTGCCCTCTCACGCGCCCCCCCACGGGGCCCCGCACGCGCCCCCACACGGGGCCCCGCACGCGCCCCCACACGCGCCCCCACACGCGCCCCCACACGCCCCGCCCCACGTGCCCCCGCACGCCCCGCAGGTCCCGCCTCACGCGCCGCACGTCCCGCAacacgccgcgcccgcgccgcagccAACACTGCCTCTTACCGTTGATAAG CCGTCATGCGTGTGTAGTTACGAGGGAACGACCGCGCCGGGCGTAGAAGAGGCAGACGATTATCGCAGCGAGTGCGAGAACTGCAAGTCTGCCAGCAGCTCtag ATGGGTGCTGGAGGAGGGCTGGCAGGCGGAGGCGGCGGACGGCACGCAGACGCTGCagcggcgcgcgccgccgcccgcgcagccCGCGCCCGCCACCGCCACGCTGCCGCAGCCCGTCACCAAGCAGAG CCGAACCGTAATTGGTCCACCGTCGAACTGGGAGAACTGGTTTAACACTATCCCTGACTCTGACTCCGAGTCCGAAGAAGAGTAA
- the LOC113503374 gene encoding 39S ribosomal protein L34, mitochondrial translates to MSGVIANILQPLKFVRQTLQIASSMTPASSLVKPDNFSLSSIRNKVRCYFPRPNEVRRVRRHGWETRMSTPNGRKVIMRRLLKGRFVLTH, encoded by the exons ATGTCGGGAGTAATAGCCAACATTCTGCAGCCATTAAA GTTTGTAAGGCAGACACTGCAAATCGCCTCTTCGATGACACCAGCTTCAAGTTTAGTGAAACCGGACAACTTTTCTTTGTCTTCAATTAGAAATAAGGTGCGTTGCTATTTCCCACGGCCTAACGAAGTGCGAAGAGTGCGCCGCCACGGTTGGGAGACTAGAATGTCAACCCCAAATGGTCGCAAAGTCATAATGCGAAGACTACTCAAGGGAAGATTTGTATTAACACATTAA
- the LOC113503369 gene encoding protein AF-9-like: MSAIKVNFEIGHVASVRSKNTPEGFTHDWEVFVRGQEGADISHFVDKVVFLLHETFKKPRRVRKEPPFSVKESGYAGFIFPIEIYLKNKDEPKKIKFTYDFTLQQSGFLKDRYIFQNPNEEFRKKLLKGGGIPISNNAFYTNPDQECRSRDSFTEDKQQLLSKPKLSSDNIKKHKSKEHKEEVPHRTNSFENLFGPPLQKPPKVSPDPKKLEKITPPAKSDKKEKDRSSSEKKQKHEYKEIKPEKVKIKEEKDKVRPEKVKNHKEQEKSKEKSNKRPIERPPSPDPPKKRCLSPIRRPPSPPRSNSASSIKDEYKPPKHTAENVEQKKAKLEDKMIDVKIEKDLKERKKKEKKSHDRDKERKEKKEHKKDSHKLKESPKELLKEIPKEVPKVREMPKEKDTSKDSPTIKEKPMKSDKIMNKFSLENLRKTPPPDIEERAEPQKSKDKTDPERKHKHKKKDKKRDESREKHKESSKEKKHKHEKNRELPIEKVEIIERRETPIPKERPMPEPASPISIDTASQCSSKSGLAKSSHVGNEDINSSHSDSESSVIADEEDTKVKIENPSPEPIKHEPSPEPEPEIEPEPELEPEPEPIAEPPPPHKEKKQKHKDKSAKREEKRRKRKAAEEERENIENIEHRKIAKTTEPTPFNDTERGESSGSTSAETKVQDNGVSSSLGEDAEPGDLSPDYMVQLRDLQQRIMKIKNNEDLERVVNLIAETGRYEVTTQTFDFDLCLLDRSTVQQLIQLVGC; this comes from the exons ATGTCGgctataaaagtaaattttgaaatcggGCATGTAGCATCGGTGCGATCTAAAAATACTCCAGAAGGGTTTACTCACGACTGGGAAGTGTTTGTGCGCGGCCAGGAGGGTGCAGATATAAGTCACTTTGTAGATAAAGTGGTTTTTCTCTTACACGAAACTTTCAAGAAGCCTAGAAGAG ttagaAAAGAGCCACCATTTTCTGTCAAAGAATCTGGATATGCAGGATTCATATTTCCcattgaaatatatttgaagaataaAGATGAACCTAAGAAGATTAAGTTCACATATGATTTCACACTGCAACAGAGTGGGTTTCTCAAAGACCGCTATATATTCCAAAATCCTAATGAAGAGTTTAGGAAGAAGCTTTTAAAAGGTGGTGGAATACCCATTAGTAATAATGCATTTTATACAAACCCAGATCAAGAATGTAGAAGTAGAGATTCATTCACAGAAGACAAACAGCAACTTCTCAGCAAGCCAAAATTGTCAtctgataatattaaaaaacacaagTCTAAGGAACACAAGGAAGAAGTACCACATAGAACTAATAGCTTTGAAAACTTATTTGGACCTCCCTTGCAGAAACCACCAAAGGTATCACCAGACCctaaaaaacttgaaaagaTCACCCCTCCAGCAAAATCAGATAAAAAGGAAAAGGACAGATCAAGCTCAGAGAAAAAGCAAAAACATGAGTACAAAGAGATCAAACctgaaaaagttaaaattaaagaagaaaaagataagGTAAGACCAGAAAAGGTTAAAAACCACAAGGAACAGGAGAAATCTAAAGAGAAGTCAAATAAAAGGCCAATTGAAAGACCTCCTTCACCAGACCCTCCTAAAAAGCGTTGTCTAAGCCCAATAAGAAGACCCCCTAGCCCTCCACGCTCCAACAGTGCTTCTAGTATAAAGGATGAATACAAACCTCCAAAACACACTGCTGAGAACGTAGAGCAAAAGAAAGCCAAATTGGAAGATAAAATGATTGatgttaaaatagaaaaagattTGAAAGAAcgaaagaaaaaggaaaagaaaagtCATGATAGAGATAAAGAAAGGAAGGAAAAGAAGGAACATAAAAAAGATagtcataaattaaaagaatcacCAAAAGAACTTCTCAAAGAAATTCCTAAAGAAGTACCTAAAGTTAGAGAAATGCCAAAAGAGAAAGATACATCAAAAGATTCTCCAACAATCAAAGAAAAACCAATGAAGTcagataaaattatgaataaattttctttagaaaatcTAAGGAAAACTCCTCCCCCAGATATTGAAGAACGAGCAGAACCTCAGAAGTCTAAAGATAAAACTGACCCAGAAAGAAAACACAAACATaagaaaaaggataaaaaacGAGATGAGTCTAGAGAAAAACACAAAGAATCCAGTAAAGAAAAGAAACACAAACATGAAAAGAACAGAGAGCTACCAATTGAAAAAGTAGAAATTATTGAACGCAGAGAAACACCTATTCCTAAAGAACGGCCAATGCCAGAACCAGCATCCCCCATATCAATTGATACAGCTTCACAATGCAGTTCCAAGAGTGGTCTAGCCAAGTCCTCTCATGTTGGTAATGAAGATATAAACAGCAGTCATTCAGATTCAGAAAGTTCAGTGATTGCAGATGAAGAGGATACTAAAGTCAAAATTGAGAATCCATCACCTGAGCCAATCAAACATGAGCCATCACCAGAGCCAGAGCCAGAAATAGAACCTGAACCTGAGTTAGAGCCGGAGCCTGAGCCCATAGCAGAGCCACCTCCACCacataaagagaaaaaacaGAAGCATAAAGATAAATCTGCCAAAAGAGAAGAGAAACGTCGCAAACGAAAAGCAGCTGAAGAGGAAAGAGAAAACATCGAAAATATAGAGCATCGAAAGATAGCTAAGACGACAGAACCTACGCCATTCAATGACACAGAGCGGGGAGAGAGTAGTGGCTCTACATCAGCAGAAACCAAGGTCCAGGATAATGGAGTTTCAAGTAGTCTGGGAGAAGACGCCGAGCCCGGTGACCTTTCTCCTGATTACATGGTGCAACTACGTGATTTACAGCAGCgcattatgaaaataaaaaacaatgaagaTTTGGAAAGAGTAGTCAATCTTATTGCAGAAACTGGCCGGTATGAAGTAACTACACAgacatttgattttgacttaTGTTTGTTAGACCGCTCAACAGTACAACAGCTTATACAGTTAGTGGGTTGCTAG
- the LOC113503371 gene encoding solute carrier family 25 member 46-like has protein sequence MAGFGDFPGYNRPYALDPNKESNDLYDTRYQQIYGYHTPVTEDFPGPPLVMDDGNDDDTNAYVTTAISVASLITENLLSHPFIVLRRQCQVHNGLKNFHIVPYTLLPVVARLHRRQDVTTLWKGIGSTCIVKGLNMAVEDVVSKGTGWPKELSKCDSVLQFLQHITLKCISLAIITPFYSASLVETVQSDIASDKPALLDVFREGFMRLLEWGTPSRGRMLPIWAIVFPTVTLGVTKYIAHISLKHVTERVLRFQQRHRHELSDSYNTNYTKNSPNPLIQDISLKASIFSFIAMEIIFFPIETIIHRLHIQGTRTIVDNLDTGTSVIPILTGYEGFMDCYNSTIAKEGVAGLYKGFGALVLQLAAHLAIIKLTTLVVSEISNLLKPAKSPTNSDDSVHSQQKYIFN, from the exons ATGGCCGGTTTTGGTGACTTCCCCGGGTACAATAGGCCTTATGCCTTGGACCCTAACAAGGAATCAAATGATTTGTACGATACTCGCTATCAGCAGATTTACGGATATCATACTCCTGTTACCGAAGATTTTCCTGGTCCTCCTCTAGTGATGGATGATGGTAATGATGATG ataCCAACGCTTATGTTACTACAGCTATAAGTGTGGCAAGTCTGATCACTGAAAACTTACTGAGCCATCCATTTATTGTGTTAAGAAGACAGTGCCAG GTGCACAATGGTCTAAAAAACTTCCACATAGTACCATACACCCTACTGCCAGTTGTTGCCCGGCTGCACAGGAGACAGGATGTCACTACTCTGTGGAAGGGCATCGGTTCAACTTGTATTGTTAAGGGCCTAAATATGGCAGTCGAGGATGTTGTCTCCAAAGGCACAGGGTGGCCCAA agaGTTATCAAAATGTGATTCAGTATTGCAGTTCCTTCAacacataactttaaaatg TATAAGCTTAGCAATCATCACGCCATTTTATTCGGCGAGTTTGGTGGAAACAGTGCAGAGTGACATTGCAAGTGATAAGCCGGCGTTACTCGACGTTTTCCGGGAGGGGTTCATGCGACTCCTGGAGTGGGGCACCCCCAGTAGGGGCAGGATGCTGCCCATCTGGGCGATCGTGTTCCCAACTGTTACACTCGGCGTTACTAAGTATATTGCTCA CATTTCATTGAAACATGTCACCGAAAGAGTTCTCCGTTTCCAACAAAGGCACAGACATGAGCTGAGTGACTCATACAATACAAACTACACCAAGAACTCGCCCAACCCCTTAATCCAGGATATCAGCCTTAAAGCCagtatcttttcttttattgcCATGGAAATTATATTCTTCCCTATTGAAACAATCATACACAGACTTCATATACag GGAACCAGAACTATAGTGGATAATTTAGATACTGGCACATCAGTTATACCAATACTAACTGGCTATGAGGGGTTTATGGATTGCTACAACTCAACCATTGCTAAAGAGGGTGTTGCAGGCCTCTACAAGGGATTCGGGGCTTTAGTCCTACAGCTGGCGGCGCATTTAGCCATCATTAAACTGACAACATTAGTTGTATCAGAAATCTCAAACTTATTAAAACCAGCAAAATCTCCAACAAACTCGGACGACTCAGTTCATTcacaacagaaatatatattcAACTAG